One segment of Streptomyces bathyalis DNA contains the following:
- a CDS encoding glyoxalase: protein MNSIDSVTLEVADTEAAARFYSTAFGLDPSHVRLRGSEAPTTGFRGFTLSLVVSQPGNVDALAGAALDAGATTLKPAAKSLWGYGGAVQAPDGTIWQIASSAKKDTGPVTRDVDELVLLLGVEDVKASKQFYVEQGLTVGKSFGGKYVEFATGSGPVKLALYRRRALAKLVGVPADGTGSHGIVISGTTGPFTDPDGFVWEATASVSDGDR, encoded by the coding sequence ATGAACTCCATCGACTCCGTCACCCTGGAAGTGGCCGACACCGAGGCCGCCGCCCGCTTCTACTCCACCGCCTTCGGACTCGACCCGTCGCACGTGCGCCTGCGCGGCTCCGAGGCCCCCACGACGGGCTTCCGCGGTTTCACGCTGTCGCTCGTGGTCTCCCAGCCGGGCAACGTCGACGCGCTCGCCGGCGCCGCCCTCGACGCAGGGGCCACCACACTCAAGCCCGCCGCGAAGTCGCTATGGGGCTACGGCGGCGCCGTCCAGGCCCCGGACGGCACCATTTGGCAGATCGCGTCGTCGGCGAAGAAGGACACCGGCCCGGTCACCCGGGACGTCGACGAACTCGTGCTCCTGTTGGGTGTCGAGGACGTGAAGGCGAGCAAGCAGTTCTACGTCGAGCAGGGCCTCACCGTTGGCAAGAGCTTCGGCGGCAAGTACGTCGAATTCGCCACCGGATCGGGCCCGGTCAAGCTGGCTCTCTACAGGCGCCGCGCCCTTGCCAAGCTCGTCGGTGTCCCCGCCGACGGCACCGGATCGCACGGGATCGTGATCTCCGGCACCACCGGCCCGTTCACCGACCCAGATGGGTTCGTCTGGGAGGCCACGGCTTCCGTGAGTGACGGCGACCGCTGA
- a CDS encoding serine/threonine-protein kinase, producing the protein MQPLEAGDPRAVGPYRLAFRLGSGGMGRVFLGESPAGRRVAVKVVREDLASSPGFRERFRREAKLAMRAGGFWAAQVVDADPDAATPWIASQYVDGPSLAERVAGHGPLDEKAVRALGGGLAEALASFHKAGLVHRDLKPSNVLLVDDGPRIIDFGISKALETLETAGSTDLTGAGTILGTPGFMSPEQALGQSAGPAADVFSLGSLLVHAATGTGPFGEGASHTLLFRVVYEEPDLSAMPYGLRELAQDCLQKAPEDRPAAADLVSRLAQPTVPDPRAVPGDDDAGPWTDVRTSDPHGDALAITGPQQGSWAGSTATTRPPAGAPRKAPVGEPAGSPPAGDSFAVEQWGPDVFWRRMRRPVGWALGIDGVLLLLGLGFDKVPVMSVYAIVITLLSAIYGLRVSLPLLRVRALHVGADGLTVRHGPHTLAVPWRDIASVQFSRKKNERALTLTAALDANANIRVPSPLRAGAGVLRCTVASPWKRDTRTRVQSLESALHTFAGNRYR; encoded by the coding sequence ATGCAGCCGCTGGAAGCCGGGGATCCGCGGGCTGTCGGTCCGTACCGGTTGGCCTTCCGCCTCGGCTCGGGCGGGATGGGCCGGGTGTTCCTGGGTGAGTCCCCCGCCGGGCGGCGGGTCGCCGTCAAGGTAGTGCGGGAGGACCTGGCGTCCTCTCCCGGGTTCCGCGAGCGCTTCCGGCGAGAGGCCAAGCTCGCCATGCGCGCGGGCGGCTTCTGGGCCGCGCAGGTCGTCGACGCGGATCCGGACGCCGCCACGCCGTGGATCGCGAGTCAGTACGTCGACGGCCCTTCGCTCGCCGAACGTGTCGCCGGGCACGGCCCGTTGGACGAGAAGGCCGTTCGCGCCCTCGGCGGCGGACTGGCCGAGGCGCTCGCGTCGTTCCACAAGGCGGGCCTTGTGCACCGCGACCTCAAGCCTTCCAACGTGCTGCTCGTCGACGACGGTCCGAGGATCATCGACTTCGGCATCTCGAAGGCCCTCGAGACCTTGGAGACCGCCGGAAGCACCGATCTGACCGGGGCGGGAACCATCCTCGGCACGCCGGGATTCATGTCGCCCGAACAGGCACTTGGGCAGTCGGCGGGCCCGGCGGCGGACGTCTTCTCCCTCGGCTCACTGCTCGTCCACGCGGCCACGGGCACCGGACCGTTCGGCGAGGGCGCCTCTCACACCCTGCTGTTCCGCGTCGTGTACGAGGAACCCGATCTCAGCGCAATGCCTTACGGCCTGCGGGAGTTGGCGCAGGACTGCTTGCAGAAGGCACCGGAGGACCGCCCTGCCGCCGCTGATCTCGTCTCGCGCCTCGCGCAGCCGACGGTCCCCGATCCGCGCGCCGTGCCGGGGGACGACGATGCGGGTCCGTGGACGGACGTGCGGACGAGCGACCCACATGGGGACGCGCTGGCGATCACCGGGCCGCAGCAAGGGAGTTGGGCCGGCTCGACGGCGACGACAAGGCCCCCCGCAGGGGCACCGCGGAAGGCGCCGGTCGGCGAGCCCGCCGGGAGCCCGCCGGCAGGCGACTCGTTCGCGGTTGAGCAGTGGGGCCCGGATGTGTTCTGGCGCCGTATGCGACGGCCGGTCGGGTGGGCGCTGGGGATCGACGGCGTGCTCCTGCTGCTGGGGCTCGGGTTCGACAAGGTCCCGGTCATGTCCGTGTACGCGATCGTCATCACGCTGCTCTCTGCGATCTACGGACTGAGGGTCTCGCTGCCGCTCCTTCGGGTCAGGGCGCTGCACGTAGGTGCTGACGGGCTCACGGTGCGGCACGGACCGCACACGCTGGCCGTTCCCTGGCGGGACATCGCGTCCGTCCAGTTCAGCAGGAAGAAGAACGAGCGGGCACTTACCTTGACGGCGGCCCTCGATGCGAACGCGAACATCCGGGTCCCGTCCCCGCTGCGTGCCGGCGCAGGCGTCCTGAGGTGCACGGTCGCCTCCCCCTGGAAGAGGGACACGCGCACCCGCGTGCAGAGCCTCGAATCGGCGCTGCACACCTTCGCGGGCAACCGCTACCGGTGA